In the genome of Phacochoerus africanus isolate WHEZ1 chromosome 5, ROS_Pafr_v1, whole genome shotgun sequence, the window GGCGGCGGGGAGCCGGCTGCGGGCCCTCCAAGTAGGACGTGGCTTTTCCCAGTGCAGACAAGGTGCCCAGGGTGGAGCGGCCCCGGCTGGCATCGCCCGTGTGCCCACGGCGCCCCTGGCCAGCAGTCCAGGCTCCCAAGCCTGGGGATCCCCAAGATGGAAGGTTCTTGAAGGAGAAACAGGAGCTGATTATCAATTGATGAGGAGGCCCAAGGCAAACTCAGCGGAACGAGGAGGCGGCGTCTGTGGCCTTTCATGGGAAGTTAAAAGAGCTCCCCTGCGGCCGAGAGCAGAGGGCGGCGGGCCGAGGCCGCCTGGGCCAGGCTGCTGAGGTGTGGGGGGATGGCTGGGGGCCAGCGAGCCCGGGCAGCACTGCTGAGGGGTCCCTGGCGGGGCCACCTGGGGTCCACAGAGGAAGAGGCTCGGCAAGAGGGCATGAGGACCCGCAGCGTTAAACTCGAGGCCCAAAGCCCATGGAACACGCGCGTTCAGGTCTTGCGGCTCCAGACTGTCGGGAGCAGCCGCCGTGCGTGCCGGCGTCCCGCCGAAGGAGCCCCAGTTTGGGGCCTCCTGGGCAGGCCGCTCACCTCAGGGCCGTCCCAGCGGCTGCTGGACGGGCTGGGCCAGGAATGCCCCAAGCTCCTGACAGGGTCAAAGCCCCTGAACCAGATGGCCCAACCTGCAACTCTGACCAGTTGGGTCAGGTCTCCCTGGGCCTGCAGCAGGGCACCTGGCCGGCCTGTGGCAGGTGGCAGCACGCGCGCAGCGGCGGGGCAGCCAGGGGTCAGCGGGGGCGAGGCAGGCCCTGACACGCAGCCCTGGCTGGTCACCTCCAGGCGAAGGGACCCGCAGGCACACACAGCTCCGCACAAGCACACTGGACGTGTCTTACTGCCGAGAGACCTCAGCACAAACGCTCTCGTCAGAAGAAAGGCCCTGAGCCCGAGGGCCTCTCCCTCCAGCTGACACCCAGGACCAGGGGCCTCCGTCCTCTGCCCACCCCATGCCCAGCAGGCACACCTCCGCTTCCAGGCGggagcagctctgtggctgcgtCTACAGAGCCCATGGGTATGCGCCCGCACCGTTAGCCCAGACCTACCCGCGAGCCTGTAGGGCCGGCAGAGCCGGAGGCCGAGCGAGTACAGCGGCAGGGAGTTTATGAGGTCCGCAAGCAGATGGATCAGACCCTGCACGGTGACCACCAGGAGCCGGAGCTGCAGCACAGACAGTGCTCAGGGCCTCTGGGCTGGGACCGCGGCCAGAGCCAGGCCGGCCGCCCTTGAGCAGGGCAGCCCGAGGCGCTCCAGTGGAGAGAGGGACCCGGGCCTGAACCGGAGGCCCGagcagcaggaggcagggaagcagcaggcaggcctgcccaccctccctcccgCCAGGTCAGAGGAGATGGTGCGCCCACCCAGGCACCTGTGCCCCTGGCCCCCTAGCGCAGGCCACCCGAATGTCACCCCCTGCCCCGCGCCAGGGGCTACAGGAGACCAGCAGCACGACCCTCTGTGCACCCCGCTGCCGGTCCCAGAGCCAAGGCCCCCCAGGGTGGGCCCCCTACCCACCCCGGGCCCAGCACACGCTGCCAAGTCCAAAAGAGCCACCCCACACGGCCTGCAGGCCGAGCTGCCAGTCACGACTCCAGCACCGCGGACCAGGCCCATGGGCCAGGGgacatgcccccccaccccagcaccgaCTATGGCCTTGGCTCACCAGTGTGAACACCAGGTAGTACAGGGCCGTGGTGGGCAGCAGGAAGACGAGCATGGTGAACAGCAGTGTCCCGATGAACAGCTGCGAGGACAGGGCACGTGGCACCAGCAGCAGCCAGACCCCCTACCAGGCGACAGCAGCGCCAGCGCAGGCCACACCCCACTCCCGGGCCCACCCAACCCAGCCCGGCAGGCGTCCCGGGGCAACCCCGGAAAGCCCCCTCGTGACCGCCTCCTCCAGTCCTGGGGACACCTGCCCTCCACGTGGTGAAACACGGGGAACAGGGGTGGGAGGAACAAGACCGGTCGACAGGCTGTCAGCCTCGGATGCTGGCGACAGGGGGGTGGTGACACTTGGGCGGGACGACACCTGCCCTGGAGGGCCatgcttggggcgggggggggggggcgttagGTCCGAGCAGGCGCCTGGGACAGGCCAGAGCCAGGCCCCGTTGAGGTCACCGCGCCTGGCGCAGGTCCTGCCCTGCCAGCCCTGGGGCCCTGTGGGCTGGGCGGCAGCGGGAGCCCGCACCTGGTCTAGGTCGTAGGAACAGGAGTCCATCCGCTGGCGCAACACGTTCCACTTCTTCCCTCGGAACAGGCGCCAGAGCGAGGACAGGCCGCAGATCTTCAGGCAGTACAGCCTGCAGCACGCGGCATGATCAGTGTGGGGCTGGCGCCCCCACCCCGCACGGCCGGGAGCCGGGCCCCGGGGGGCGCACACCCACCTGGCGCCGTAGACATAGAAGCAGTAGATGTGGAAGGTGAGGAGCGCGATGGTGTCCGACAGGATGGACAGGGCCACCGTCAGGCCCAGGCAGGCCGAGAGGCCCACGTGCCACAGGATGCGCTCGATGAAGGGGGCCATGAGGTGGATGTAGCCTGCAGGACGGGGCTCGGCCTGGAGGGGGTGCCCAGGAGACCCCAGGGCCCCCCAGTCCTCCCTGAGGGTGGCTGCCCCAGGCTTCTGGAAACTGCCCGTGGCTGGGAAGCAGAGGCCAAGCGGCCGGGGCCCGGGACCCTAAGGGCGGCGGCTTGGGGAGCCGAGGCGGGGTCAGGGGGCCAGGGGAAGCCGGGGGCCGGCCTGCCGACGGGCACTCACTGATCCACAGGTGGATGTGATACAGGAAGAAGCGGCCCAGCACCTGGTCCAGGGCCCGGTTCATCTTGAGCCCTGCGGGCGCGCCCATCAGCCACTGTAGCAGGTGCTGGAGCTCCTCGGCCACGTGCTGCAAGGACACAGGGCGGGCACCCTGTCCATCAACTGTCCCCGCCCTGGCTGCCCATGTGAGTGGGCGGGAGGGTGGCCAGCCCACCAGGGGCCCAGGTAGTGGGTGGGAGGAGCCCTAGAGGGAAGGACAGGGTCGAGCGAGGGCCAGAGACAGCACAGGGACCCTCCCAAGCAGGCAGGGAAGCCGAGGGCTGTCCTGGCCGCCCTGGGGGAGAGCTCGGCCGGCCCCAGACCTCGGGCCTCGCCACCAACACGAGGCCACAGGAGCCACCTCCCTCCCGCCAGGCAGGCCTTTCCCAATTCCGGATGAAGGCCTCTGCCATGTCAGGAGCAGGGAGAAGGAGAACAGAACGTTCTTTATAAATAGAGcttctttaatatttaaaggaTAAGAGCTTGGCAGCAGGAAGAGGCtttcactttttaattaaatatttatgtttctgAGCAATTTTGCAAAAGGGAGATCTTGGATGAAGCGGGCCAAAAGGCAGAGTGTGGATGAGCCAGGTGAGGCGGCcaagccccttccccagcccctagcTTCCCCCTCCCCTCGGGCCAGGCCTCCTTGAGAAGCTGAGCGACTCTCAGCCTGGGGCACCTGCCCTGCAGTGACCTGGCCTGGCTGCCAGCAGGCCTGGTGCTCCGCCCAGGGCCAGGAGGCCCCCACGCAGGCCTGAGGGGCTGCCCCAAGCAGAAAGACAAGCCCGGCACAGAGGGGACAGGGCCACTGAAGGAGGTGGAGCAAAGGCACAGAGCTGCACGGACTATGGGAGGATGACcttgggagggagggcaggcggGGCCCTCGGCCTGGGAATGGAGCCTAGGGCGCGGAGGAGCTCAGGGGCGCGGAAGGGAGCTAGCGCCTCTGGGAGCCACAGCATCGGCACTGGGGGCAGCGTGACCACGCAGAGGGCCCAGGCCCAAAGCGAGCCACCCGCAGAGCTGGGAGAGTGGAAACGCCCACCACATGACACTGGGCCTGGCAGCAAGGTGGGTTCCACAGGAACGGCCACCTTCAGGAAGGGAAAGCAGGAGCCAGGGACTCCTGTGAGACACAATGGctcccctgggggaggggacctgTCTGGGGCCAGGGACAAATGCTGCCCCCAGGAagggccagcccccaccccagagtcCAGTCTAGGCTTCACCCCAACCCACTCACATCAGCCACGGGGATGAGGGCGTCGGCCAGCTGCCCGATGCGGTCCTTCCTGTGGAGCCAGGACAGCAGCAGGAGGCCAAGGGTCACGTCCAGGAGCACAGAGACAAGCGTGTtggccttcctggaggagagggTCCAACAGGGGTGGGCGGTGAGGCCGGCGTGGCCGGGAAGGGCCAGCACGGGCGGGCTGGGCACAGGGAAGGCCCCCGTGGAGGAGCCCAGGGCCGGCTCCGCACCTCATCAGCTGGGCAGGGCTCCTGGCTTTCTGGGTGCTGAAGATGAGCGTGAGCTGCTCCAGCCGGTGTCTGAGCTGCTCGCACGTGGAGAGCTTGCTCCAGATGAAGGACAGCGGCCACAGCCTGAACACCCTGCAGaggaggcggcgggggcgggcATCTTGAGGCCTCTGGGGTTCTCCTGCCACCAGGGCGTGCGGGCCAGTGTCCCTTAACACGCAGAGAGGAAGGACCCTGCCGGCCCCAAGCACCGGCAGCCACGCCTGAGCACGGCGGGCAGCCTGGGGGGCCACGGTCACTTACGACTGACCGTCAACTGGAAACACAAGGCGCCCACTCCAGGCACTGAAGCTGAATGCCTGCCGGACCCCTGGCTGTGCCCAGGGTCTCGGCTGCCCTGGCTGCCTGGCAAGATGGATGTCTCATGAGGCAAAGCGAGCACCGGACCCGGCACAGTCAGTTGCGGGGAGACGTTCCACTGGGCACACGTGGCccctgggggccgggggggggggtcttgacCGTGGATGGTATAAAGATTCTGTTTGCAACGAAATGACTCGGACCCAGTTCCAAGGGTGACACATGGTCAGCGCAGCCCCTCCCTACTCCACTCCAGCCCAGCGGACGGCGGCCTAGCAGGGGCGCCCCGGGCAGGGGTCTCCCCGGGCTCAGACCAGCCCTGGGCGGCTCCCCTGGGCTTCGCTCCTAACTGCACCAACGACACGGCACCTGCCTGGGGGCTCGTCAGGATCCACGGTTCACACGCAGCTCCCAGCCTTTCCTGGGCCCTTTGAAAGCTGAGAAAAGCATAGGACCTTCTTCCCCCGAAGCTGCACTCGGGCCCAGAGCACCTGTCCCACAACTCCCTCCACGGGCGTCCCGAAGCTCGGAAACCACCCCCAACCCGTCAAGCGCCCAGCAGCCACACAACCCAAGGTGCTGTCCACACACAGCTGCTGAGGTCTCTGGGGGGGACAGGCCACGTGCTCCCAGACCCTCCCTGAGCGGGCAGGGCCAGTCCCCAAACCCAGCACCAGCACCCCAGGACCTGAGGATGTAGCACAGCTGCGCCCCCAGGTGGCGGCATGGGGAGGTGGCTTCCCGCAGAGGGCCCACGCCCAGCATCCCCAGGGCCCGCGGGGGCTTTACCAGACCCCCCAGCCAGGAGTGCTCTGGAGCTCCAAGAGCAGCTGAGGCTGTGCGGCATCCAGACCTACAGCTGACCGTGAGTGGGTACTGCCCCCTGTGGCTCTCCCACAAGGGCTGGAGCCCCCAGAGGCGGTGGGCCTGTATGCAGGACAGTGGCCCCTGGGCAGCGACAGCTTGGGCCTGGTGGCCATCTCATTTTCCCTTCAGGGGCCTGAGCTGTGTGAGGGTCACTTCCTGCCCCTTCCTGGTGTTCCCATGCAGCCTCCGAGGCTGCCAGGAAGCCTGGTTGTGCCATGGGAGCGAGGGGCACAGCACAGCTGTGCTCCCAGGGTGCGCTCTGAGCTATCAGCAAGAAGGGAACAGGGATAGGGGCCTGGGTGCAAAGGGCAGCTGGGAGCCTCCAAAGGGCCTGCCTGGGCCTCCGGGATCTGCACAGCAAGGGGCAGGCCGAGCCCTCAGAGCCCTGGCTCTCCGcccaccccccgcctcccgccccccaccctcccaggagCACCTACCGACAGGCACTGGCAGCTGAGATGAGCGACAGCAAGGAGGCCAGCAGCAGGCAGACGGGCCCCGCTGCCCACTTGGCCAGCTCCACGAGGATGCTGGCCTCCACGCCCTCCGACTGCCAGTGGCTCAGCCGCACAGGGCCCTCACCGAACCGGTCACTTTGGAAGAGCAGCTCGCTGCGTGCCACCGTGTCGAAGACAGTGGCCAGGCCCCCCACGCTGGCCAGGGCGTCTCCGGCCTGGCGGTCCGGCAGCACGGCGGGAGGGTGCAGCTGGGACAGCAGCACCTTGCGCTGGTCGTAGAAGATGAGCATGATCTGGTCCTCGCCAGGGGCGGCAGGGCCGGGGGGCGCCTGCCGGCGGGTGTACTTACAGCTCCAGAGCTTGCTGCCCGGCTCCCGGCACAGCTGGAGCCAGGGCTCGTGGGAGAAGATTGCGCCCAGGCCCTCCAGGAAGTGGCCCAGgctctcctccagctcctgctgGCGGTGGCACCAGGTGCCCAGCACGGCCAGGCCCACCCGACCGGCCTGCTGCACCTGCGCCAGGAGCTCCTTGACTTGGATGGGGATGAAGGGAAAGTGCACCACGGCCAGGACCACAGCGCTGCTCTGCTCGGGGACCCACCGTCCAACCAGGAGGCCGCTGTCCGCCGAGGCGCAGCACGTGGGGAAGAAGGCCTTGAGTACCATGCCGGGGACGCTGGAAGAGAGGGGGGAGGGCTCCGCTCAGAGCTGCCGCCACCGCCACTATGCCGCAAGCACCGCAGGCTGGCTGGCAGCACCCGGCCTGCAGGCCCTGGCCCACACGTGGCCCAGTCAGCCCTGACAGACACATCCACTGGCCGCTGGGCCCGCAGGTCGGGGAGACCCAGCTTTGGGTCCGGTCACAAGGCTGGTGGGGGGCCCAGCTGTCCGTCTTCGGCCCAGgctgctcccaccccaccctgaggCAGGGGCACGCATCCCCCTCCAGAACAGAGCAAGCTGGGGGGGCAGTGCACAGGGCTGAGCACAAGggtgtaatttttgtttttaaggaccTGATGACAGTTCTTCGCGTACACGTAGTAAAACGTACGCTCTCATGAACaacaaatgtaaattaaaaatctaaCAAACCTTGATTTTCTAAGTTAGCAAGAACAAAGACGAAAAATTAAGCGGCTGCTGAGCTGAAGGAAATGAGGCAGGGCACCAGTACTGGCAGTAGGCTCTGGCACAGGCGGGTCCAGAAGATGCCTGGGGgcagcccgccccctcccccggggaGCCTCAGCGCTCAGGGCACAGGCCAGCTGCCTGGGGCTTCCTCCACGACCAGATCACTGCAGATCACCGGACCACCGGAGCCTCCAGCACTCGGCTCTGCCCGCCCTCCCCGGAGCCCCGCCCTCCTCTAGGACCCACTCCCCCGACCAAGGAGGGGTCTAGAAGTTCTCCCACCAGGGGAACAGCAGAGGGGACGCCAGCCTTCCCAGCCTCACAGGACCTCCAACTAGCCTTGGGGAACAGGGGACAGAGTAGGACACACATGTTGGGGACATGCCTTTCCTGAGGGTCAGggcagttggggggggggggggcaacagGTGCAGCTGCTTTCCTCCCGCCAGGTAGTCAGGGCACAGCTGAAGGGGGAGGCCTCTCCCACCTGTGGGTTCTGAATGGAAAGGGTCCCCTGAGTCAACCAGCAGCCAGGCTTCCAAATGCCCCTCTGCTCAGAGACCAGAGAGGGCTGGCCACACGAGTGTCTCCAGGAGAAAGTTCCTGTGGCCATCAGCAAGGACCAGCTGGCCTTCCTGACCCTTCTGAGGGGCACTGTGAGGATAGAGCCATCCTGCCTCAGGGTCCTGGCGCATCTGGTTTGGTGACCACCTGGGGGACCAGCCAGCCTGGTCCAAGCCTCTCAGCACCAGCCCATCGGACACACCAGCTCGGCCAAATGACAGCGTCACACCCTGCCTGGGACTCCTTTCACAGGAGCTAAGGAAAACTGCCCGAAGCCGATGTCAGAAACTGAACACAACtggtgggagggagttccctggggtcTAGCGGTGAGGACCTGGAGCTTTCGCTGCTGCGGCCTGGGTTCTGTTCCCTGCCTGAGAACTGAgatcacatcaagctgctgcaggcCATGGCCAAAAGAGCGAGCAGGGGCTCTGGGGGAAGTGGGCTACACGCTGAGTTCACTTtaagaaaattcattgagctgTACCTGTAGGATCGGTGcactttctttgtgtgttttataCTTCATCtacaaacttttccagaaaaaagCTCCTCTTGTCTAGggaagagcagagagcagagggtgGTGTTCCCATCCGTGGGGCAGAGAGAGCTCTTCTCTTAAATCATGGGGCAGGCTTCCATCCCCACCCCGCCTCAGCCCCTGGGCAGGACCAGCACAAAGAAGGCTCTCAGATCAGACCGCCAGGAAAAGATGAAAGAGCAGGCAATCGATAGCAGAGGTGCAGATGGGAGGGAGCAGGCAGCAACCCCGCGCCTTTCAAGACTGTGCACAAGCCTGGGAAAGCTGCCTCTGTTAAGAATGACGGTCTGTCCCCTGGGACCCGGCCCGTTCCAGATCCGTCGGGGAAGGCCAATGCGGGCATGCCCGGCCCCTGGCAAGCTCAACTCAGTAGCCTGCCTCATGAGGCTGAAGGCCTCCCACCTCTGCGCGAGTGGATCCAGGGCAAAAGCCCAGTTACAACCGGCCAGGGACGTCTCTAGCCCTCCCCTGTGGAGCCTCGCCGCTCCTCAAGAGCTCACAAGATCCGTTCTtactccatgtgtttgtgtttagaACACAACAAGCGTTCAGTAAACAgtgcttttcttctctcatttcagAAGAAGGGACACGAATCTAGGGCTCTGGTTTTTGCCCTTTACTGCAGTCAGGGACAGCTGTAAAGTGCGGACAGCCGGTTCCAATGACCCTGAGTGCCCTTCCAAAGGGTCCACAGCGGGAACCAGGTTGGGCCAGAGGGACCCGGCTGGCCTCCCTTCACCCCACAGGGCCGGGACCAGATTCCTCGCCAGGGCACCCACGCCGCCCCGGCGCAAACGCGGGGCTTGGCGGACGGGCCCCAGGAGGACCCGGAGGGGCCTCACCGCCCTCCCAAGTCTCAAGCCCGCCCTGGCCGGCAGcgtccccattttacaaatgaggaaacagaagctccGAGAAGCAGGAGGCCAGCGCGGCTCCGGAGACCCTCGGGCTCCCGGGTCTGTCGGGCGGCGCGGCGGGAGTCGGGACCACAGGCCGGCGGGGGCGGCTCCCCAAGGTCGCGCCGCAGGACGCTGGCCCGCCCCCTGAGTGCTCACCGGCTGCTCCCCGGGGCCGCCCCCTCGGGCGGCAGGGTCGGGATGGGGTTGGGGACAACGACGGGTGGGCCCGGGCGGACGACGGCGCTCACGGCCCCCAGCCCCGCCGCGGCCGCGCCGCGGGACTGGAGCCCCATTTCCGCCCGCTCCCAGCGTTGCCGCGCTACGGTCCGTCCCCAAATGTGCCCGGGCTGCCCGCCGGCCTCACGCACAAGCGTTCCGCGCATGCAACGTTCCGGATCCTGGAGCCAGTGTGGCCAGAATGACTCCCTTGTTGCCGTAGCGTCCCCGTCTGCCCGAACCACGCCGCGCACCTTGGTCCTCCTCACGGTCTGTGCACAAAGCCCTCGTCCCACCTCCAGCCTACTCACAGTGTCCCCAACACCCCTGCCTTCCAGTCGTCCACCTTGCCGCAGCCACCAAACCTCTCTCCCACCCCGAGTTTCCTCGTCTGGGGACCCATTAGACCTGACAAATCAGGATCCCCGCCCTCTCCTTGCCCCCCACCATCCAGGTGAAAGGACCCCAAGTCCTGGGTGGGATCTCCCGGCTCCCCTCTCCCAGCATCCTGGTTCCTGCAGGGGCCACGTGAGCTTGGAGGGCCAGCCCAGAGGCTGAAGCCATCCAATCTGATGGCCCCTCCTGCTCCAGGGAAACATACCCCAACACCAGCAGCAGCAACTAACGTTTACTGAGAACCGGCAACAGAACTTTCCACACTGACCCACTAACCCACCGCTACCTCCGCAGAGCCGGAACATATAGGCGGGACCTTGTCAGGCAATGGCCCAAACCACAGACCCCTAAACCACAGTCCTGGTGAGAGGCAGAAGCATCCCTCACCAGCCGCCCGGGCAGGACTAGGCACTGTCCGCTCCCCCTGAAGACCCCCACACTGGAACTGGGAGCAAGGCTGGGCCCCAGACTCAGAGTAACCCCGCACCTGCCCGCCCCTCCGGGCCTCCTGTTCCTGCTGTTTTTCAGCAGCAGGAGTCTGTCCTCACAGGAACTGTCCACATGCCCTTGCAGCCCTTTGACCCTCATTTGCGGAGGAGGAAACGACGGCTCAGACAGCCTCCTGTGGGAGAAGACGCCCAGGAGCCTGGAGGTTCACAACTCAGCCACGTGACAGCCCAGGGCGCCTCCAGGGCAGCCCCTCTTCTGCCCCCCTCCTTACCTCGGCTGAGGCCAGAGAAGCTGCAGGAGGCTCAGAACCTGAGGCGCCTCTGAAAATGCGGGACTGTGAGGGGCCGAGCCCCTTCCCAGACTGCCCTGATGAGCCCAGCCAAGCCACACCCTCCCCGCCTGCTTCTGTCTGATTAGGAGGCAGGGGCTGCGGCGCCAGCGGGAGATCCTGCCTGGGGGAGGGCTGGCAGCTGGCCCAACTCTCCAGAGATCCCCaggcttcagctgctggccccGAAGGGCAggcctcctgggccctgggggctgggaggcaggtgaTCCCGGCTGCCGAGCAGGACTGAATCCTCGCCCAGAGGAAGACAGGGGCCAGTGCAGGGCTCAGCACAGCAGCGCTCAGGAGGGTCAGCAAACGTGCAGGGTCAGGAAGGCATGGCCAGCACCCGCCTACCCTGAACTTTCCCCCACCGTGGTCCTGGCCCGGGGGCTGGAGCACGCACGGTCAGGGGCTACCCCCGTCCAAGCCCGCCTGGTCAGGCCAGCTTCAAGCAGTGCAGGTACGCTTTGAGGCAGccatcctgggggggggggggcacaggccACACCCAGGGGCCCCCCCAGTCCCTCGGACACCAGCCAGAGGGACACCCAGGCCCAGGAAAACAGGATCACCAGCGCCTCTGCTCGTCTGCCACAGTGACACTGCTGCTGCATGGGTGCCCACGCCCACCAGGCTGCCAAAGCGGAGCCCACTCAGGTCCCCCAGGGAGCCCAGGGGCTGGCGGGCACTGACAAACAGCTGCATGTCCCCAAACTCTTCACTCACAGCCAGGCCCCGCCCagcagggacccccccccccggcccaaCATGGAGGTGGGGGCCAGCGGCTCCAGGGCAGGGTCCAGTGTTAAGCTGTGCCCCACCCCAAGAATGTAGTCTGTCACCAAGAGGTGGCCAAAAGCATCCACAGCCAGCCCCTGGGGGGGCCCAGAAGGTGCCCACTGTCGCCCAGCAGCTGTGAGGGGCTCGGGCAGTAGGCTGCAGCACGCGGACAGCCCCACGAGCGAGATCACTGGCCACCACGAGCCCAGCGGCTGTCACAGCCACATGCTCTGGCACGAAGGCCCCAGCCCCGGCACATGGCAGGACAGGTGGCAGCGGGAGCGTCCCTCGAGGTCCAGCATGTGGACACAGGGTGCGTTTGCGCCGTCAGGA includes:
- the PIGQ gene encoding phosphatidylinositol N-acetylglucosaminyltransferase subunit Q isoform X3; the encoded protein is MGLQSRGAAAAGLGAVSAVVRPGPPVVVPNPIPTLPPEGAAPGSSRVPGMVLKAFFPTCCASADSGLLVGRWVPEQSSAVVLAVVHFPFIPIQVKELLAQVQQAGRVGLAVLGTWCHRQQELEESLGHFLEGLGAIFSHEPWLQLCREPGSKLWSCKYTRRQAPPGPAAPGEDQIMLIFYDQRKVLLSQLHPPAVLPDRQAGDALASVGGLATVFDTVARSELLFQSDRFGEGPVRLSHWQSEGVEASILVELAKWAAGPVCLLLASLLSLISAASACRVFRLWPLSFIWSKLSTCEQLRHRLEQLTLIFSTQKARSPAQLMRKANTLVSVLLDVTLGLLLLSWLHRKDRIGQLADALIPVADHVAEELQHLLQWLMGAPAGLKMNRALDQVLGRFFLYHIHLWISYIHLMAPFIERILWHVGLSACLGLTVALSILSDTIALLTFHIYCFYVYGARLYCLKICGLSSLWRLFRGKKWNVLRQRMDSCSYDLDQLFIGTLLFTMLVFLLPTTALYYLVFTLLRLLVVTVQGLIHLLADLINSLPLYSLGLRLCRPYRLAAGVKFRVLEHEAGRPLRLLMQINPLPYSHVLNTYRLPSCGCHPQHSWGSLCRKLFFGELIYPWRQRGDKQD
- the PIGQ gene encoding phosphatidylinositol N-acetylglucosaminyltransferase subunit Q isoform X2, with product MVLKAFFPTCCASADSGLLVGRWVPEQSSAVVLAVVHFPFIPIQVKELLAQVQQAGRVGLAVLGTWCHRQQELEESLGHFLEGLGAIFSHEPWLQLCREPGSKLWSCKYTRRQAPPGPAAPGEDQIMLIFYDQRKVLLSQLHPPAVLPDRQAGDALASVGGLATVFDTVARSELLFQSDRFGEGPVRLSHWQSEGVEASILVELAKWAAGPVCLLLASLLSLISAASACRVFRLWPLSFIWSKLSTCEQLRHRLEQLTLIFSTQKARSPAQLMRKANTLVSVLLDVTLGLLLLSWLHRKDRIGQLADALIPVADHVAEELQHLLQWLMGAPAGLKMNRALDQVLGRFFLYHIHLWISYIHLMAPFIERILWHVGLSACLGLTVALSILSDTIALLTFHIYCFYVYGARLYCLKICGLSSLWRLFRGKKWNVLRQRMDSCSYDLDQLFIGTLLFTMLVFLLPTTALYYLVFTLLRLLVVTVQGLIHLLADLINSLPLYSLGLRLCRPYRLAAGVKFRVLEHEAGRPLRLLMQVRPLGSPRAAACGWSPLPLRCRLWSGAFFMLPWVWGPLGQSEVGAGGPSRAEQWGLGEAPLKSPGAGTPPLSRTFPRSPCPGPIVLGHLRLLPWAPCALLPGRTPALARASGLGPTLLGWLIFKSLGPVLWEGAGKVPEA
- the PIGQ gene encoding phosphatidylinositol N-acetylglucosaminyltransferase subunit Q isoform X1 codes for the protein MGLQSRGAAAAGLGAVSAVVRPGPPVVVPNPIPTLPPEGAAPGSSRVPGMVLKAFFPTCCASADSGLLVGRWVPEQSSAVVLAVVHFPFIPIQVKELLAQVQQAGRVGLAVLGTWCHRQQELEESLGHFLEGLGAIFSHEPWLQLCREPGSKLWSCKYTRRQAPPGPAAPGEDQIMLIFYDQRKVLLSQLHPPAVLPDRQAGDALASVGGLATVFDTVARSELLFQSDRFGEGPVRLSHWQSEGVEASILVELAKWAAGPVCLLLASLLSLISAASACRVFRLWPLSFIWSKLSTCEQLRHRLEQLTLIFSTQKARSPAQLMRKANTLVSVLLDVTLGLLLLSWLHRKDRIGQLADALIPVADHVAEELQHLLQWLMGAPAGLKMNRALDQVLGRFFLYHIHLWISYIHLMAPFIERILWHVGLSACLGLTVALSILSDTIALLTFHIYCFYVYGARLYCLKICGLSSLWRLFRGKKWNVLRQRMDSCSYDLDQLFIGTLLFTMLVFLLPTTALYYLVFTLLRLLVVTVQGLIHLLADLINSLPLYSLGLRLCRPYRLAAGVKFRVLEHEAGRPLRLLMQVRPLGSPRAAACGWSPLPLRCRLWSGAFFMLPWVWGPLGQSEVGAGGPSRAEQWGLGEAPLKSPGAGTPPLSRTFPRSPCPGPIVLGHLRLLPWAPCALLPGRTPALARASGLGPTLLGWLIFKSLGPVLWEGAGKVPEA